gaggcggcggcggagccgggccgggcccggggctcAGAACTCGCAACTCCATCATGGAGTTCCCTTTCGACCTGGCCCCGGTGCTGGGCGATCGCTTCTGCGTGGTGGATCAGCACCTTCGGCccgcggggcgcggcggcggcggcaccgccaAACGGTACCGGGGCTGGGCGCGGGGCAGGGCGGGAAGGGGCGCGGGGCATGCCGGGAAACTGGCGGACCCcgcttttttggggggattttgggggggttttggggattttgtgaGGGGAAAGTGGGGTCCCAATGGCTCCTCTCGGTGTTCCCTGGGcgcagggaggagctggagcagcagctgaggacgGTGATCGATGAGCTGGGCAAGGCCTCGGCCaaggtggggacactggggggacacgggggacaatGGGAGGGGGTCACTGAGGGGAACCGGGGACAATGGGGGGTCCCGGAGGGAAactggagggtcctgggggtcactggggacaatgggagggggatggaggggtCACTGAGGGGAACTGGGGAGCcactggggacaatggggggtcccagagggaaattgggggtcccagggagaCAATGAGGGGACAAAGAGGGAAActggggggtctgagggggaactgggggggtctgaggggaaatTAAGGAGTCCcgggggggaattggggggtcccagagggaatttggggggtcctaGATGGAATTTGGGGGTCATGGGGGGTCCCGTGTGCCCCCAGGCAGGCCCAGGGCCTCTCCACCCCCGTGACCAGCGCGGCGCGAATGGAGAGCAACAGGCACGTGCTGTACATCCTCAGGGACACCCGGTGAgagcccaaaatcaccccaataATACCCCCAAAGTGTCCTCAAAGTATCCCCAAAGtatccccaaaatcaccccaaaaacatccccaaaacagcccccaaCAGGCACGTGCTGTACATCCTCAGGGACACCCGGTGAGagccccaaatcaccccaaaaatacccccaaagtGTCCTCAAAgtatccccaaaatatccctaaaatcaccccaaaatcaccccaaaaatatccccaaaacagcccccaaCAGGCATGTGCTGTACATCCTCAGGGACACCCGGTGAGACCCCGAAATCACCTCAGAATGTCCCAAAtatgtccccaaaatgtcctcaaaatatcccaaatatatccccaaaatatccccataatgtcctaaaaatatcccaaatatatccccaaaatatccccataatgtcctaaaaatattcccaaatatatccccaaaatatccccataatgtcctaaaaatattcccaaatacatccccaaaatatccccataatgtcctaaaaatattcccaaaatatcCTCAAAATATCCCCATAATCACCCcagaaatatctttaaaatatcCTCAAAtatatccccaaaatatccccataaggtccccaaaatatccccaaaatcaccccagaaatatccccaaaatgtccccaaaatcaccccaaaatatcctcaaaatcaccccagaaatatccccaaaatcaccacaaaatatcctcaaaatatccccaaaatgtCCTCAAAATATCCgcaaaatcgccccaaaaatatccccaaaatatctccaaaatcaccccagaatatccccaaaatatccccaaaatcaccccagaaatatccccaaaatatcctcaaaatatccccaaaatcaccccagaaatatccccaaaatatcctcaaaatcaccccagaaatatccccaaaatcaccacaaaatatcctcaaaatatacccaaaatcaccccaaaaatatccccaaaatatcctcaaaatatcctcaaaatatccccaaaatcacctgaaaatatccccaaaatatcctcaaaatatccccaaaatcaccccagaaatatccccaaaatatcccagaaatatccccaaaatgtccttaaaatatcctcaaaatatccccaaaatatccccaaaattgCTCCtcaaattcctttttctcccccaaatttcccaaattcccccaaaattgccccaaatcccccctcaaattcccattttctctcccaaattcccccaattttcccccaaattcccccaaattttcccaaatccccaatttccccaaactcccccaaattcccccaaatttctcccaaatccccaattttccccaactcccccaatttcccaaatccccccaaattccccccaaattttcccaaactgcttcaaatttcccccaaattcccaatttcccaaacccccccaaatttcccaaattcccccaaaattgccccaaatcccccctcaaattcccattttctctcccaaattcccccaattttcccccaaatcccctcgaatccccccccaaatttctcccaaatccccaatttcccccaactcccccaaatccctccaaattttcccaaattcccccaaattttcccaaatccccaattttcccaaactcccccaatttcccaaatccccccaaattccccccaaattttcccaaactgcttcaaatttcccccaaattcccaatttcccaaactcccccaaatttcccaaatccccaaaattgccccaaatcccccctcaaattcccattttctctcccaaattcccccaattttcccccaaatccccccccaattttccccaatccccaatttcccccgatttcccccaaattttcccgaAATCCCCGTTATTTCCCCCAACCCCAGGTGCCCCCGGGGTGCCGTGCTGGGTTTCCTCAAGGTGGGCTACAAGAAACTCTTCCtgctggtgagtgctgggctgggatttggggaggattttggggattttggggatttttggaattttttgggggaatttgggatttttggggtgaaatctggagggtttggggtgggattttggggggatttgggatttttggggttaaatctggagggtttggggtgggattttggggggatttaggggaaatttgggatttttgggggaatttgggatttttggggtgaaatctggagggtttggggtgggatttggggggaatttgggatttttggggttaaatctggaggattttgggggaatttgggatttttggggttaaatcTGGGcggtttggggtgggattttgggggaaatttgggatttttggggttaaatcTGGGcggtttggggtgggattttggggggatttggggggatttggggattttgggtggaatctggaggattttggggggattttgggatttttggggtgaaatctggaggattttggggggatttgggattttttgggggaatttgggatttttggggttaaatctggagggtttggggtgggattttggggggatttggggggatttgggatttttggggtgaaatctggaggattttgggggaatttggggggaatttgggattttttgggaatttgggatttttggggtgaaatctggagggtttggggtgggatttgggggggatttggggagatttggggattttgggggaatttgggatttttggggtgaaatctggAGGGTTtcgggtgggattttggggatttttgggggaatttgggatttttggggttaaatctggaggatttgggggggattttgggggaatttgggatttttggggtgaatctggagggtttgggggggattttggggaatttggggattttggggtgaaatctggagggttttgggggggatttgggggaatttggggggatttgggggaatttgggatttttggggtgaaatctggagggtttggggggatttggggggatttgggggactTTGGGATTTATGGGGTTAAAtctggagggtttggggtgggattttgggggggatttgggggaatttgggatttttggggaatttgggattttttggggttaaatctggaggattttggggggattttgggggaatttgggatttttgggttaaATCTGGAGGGTTTGGAGTGGGATTttagtgggatttgggggaatttggggattttgggctggaatttggggatttggggtggaattttgggtggaatttggggatttgggctggaatttggggatttggggtggaattttgggtggaatttggggatttgggctggaatttggggattttgggtggaattttggggatttttggggtggaatttggggattttgggtgggattttggggatttcgggctgggattttttgggatttttggggttttgggattttttgggctggaatttggaTTTTTCGGGGTCCCAGGAGCGGGACGGGTCCCAGGTGGAGGTGGAGCCTCTCTGTGTGCTGGATTTGGGccggaatttggggattttgggtggaattttgggtggaatttggggatttttgagtagaatttggggattttggggtggaattttttgggatttggattttgggctggaatttggaTTTTTCGGGGTCCCAGGAGTGGGACGGGTCCCACGTGGAGGTGGAGCCTCTCTGTGTGttggatttgggctggaatttggggattttgggctggaatttggggattttgggctggaattttttgggatttggattttttgggctggaatttggattttttgggctggaatttggattttttggggtcccaggagcGGGATGGGTCCCATGTGGAGGTGGAGCCTCTCTGGGTGttggatttgggctggaatttggggattttgggctggaatttggggattttgggctggaattttttgggatttggattttttgggctggaatttggaTTTTTCGGGGTCCCAGGAGCGGGACGGGTCCCACGTGGAGGTGGAGCCTCTCTGGGTgctggatttgggctggaatttggggattttgggtggaattttggggattttgggtagaattttgggattttggggtggatttttgggatttggattttttgggctggaatttggaTTTTTCGGGGTCCCAGGAGCGGGACGGGTCCCACGTGGAGGTGGAGCCTCTCTGTGTGTTGGATTTTTACATCCACGAGTCGCAGCAGCGCCGGGGGCTGGGCCGGGAGCTCTTCCGGGAGATGCTGCAGGTCTGGGGGAAAATccggggaaattgggaaaaatgggaattgggggggaaataatgggattttggggaggaaataatgggattttgggagggaaaaatgggattttgggggggggaaatgggattttggggagggaaaatgggattttgggagggaaaaatgggattttgggggggaaaatgtggggtttggggggaaaaaaagagattttagggggaaatgggaattgaaaggggaaaattagaattttaagagggaaaatgagaattttaaggtggaaaatgagaattttaaggggaaaatgagaattttaaaggggaaaatgaCAGTTTTAAGAGGGcagtggggatttttggaggcaaatgggaattttaggggtggaaatgggaattgaaagggggaaaatgagaattttaaggggaaaatgagaattttaagAGGGAAAACGAGAATTCTAAggggaaaatgtgaattttaaaggaggaaaatgacattttaaggggaaaatgagaattttaaggtgtaaaatggcaattttaaggtgggaaatgagaattttaaggtggaaaatgagaattttaaggggaaaatgtgaattttaaggaggaaaatgacaattttaaggggaaaatgagaattttaagagggaaaatgtgaattttaaggggaaaatgacaattttaaggtggaaaatgagaattttaagggagaaaatgagaattttaaggGGGGcaatggggatttttggaggcaaatgggaattttaggggtggaaatgggaattgaaagggggaaaatgagaattttacgggggaaaatgagaattttaaggggaaaatgagaattttaagggaaaatgagaattttaagggaaaatgacaattttaaggggaaaatgacaattttaagagggaaaatgagaattttaaggtgtaaaatggcaattttaaggtgggaaatgagaattttaaaggagaaaaatgacaATTTTAAGGTGGGAAATGAGAATTATAAggggaaaatgtgaattttaaaggagaaaatgtgaatttttaaggggaaaatgagaattttaaagggtaaaatgacattttaaaggggaaaaaggggattttaggggtggaaatggggattttggggtggaaatggggattttggggtggacatggggattttggggtggacaTGACGGTTTTTGGGTGGCTGCCGCCCCGGATGGCAGCGGGAGCGGGTGCAGCCCCACAAGCTGGCCGTGGACAGACCCTCCGAGAAGCTCCTGGGCTTCCTCAGGAAACACTTCGGCCTCTGCGACCTCATCCCGCAGGTGCGGCCGGAAtggaaaaaattccatttattggggctttttggggggtttttggggatttattggggtttattggggtttaATAGAgatttattggggtttattggggatttattggggtttaaTAGAgatttattggggtttattggggttttattggagtttattggggttttattggcgtttgttggggttttattggtATTTAATAGAGATTTATTGGGGTTAATTGGggtttattgggatttattggggtttattgggatttattggggatttattgggatttaatagagatttgttggggttttatAGGGATTTATTGGGGTTCATTGGGGTTTAATAGAgatttattggggtttattggggtttgATAGAGATTTATTGGTATTTATGggggtttattggggtttattggggttttattgggatttattggggttttactgggatttattggggttttattggggatttattggggtttattgAGAATTATTGGGGTGTATTGGAGTTTTATagggatttattggggtttaaTAGAggtttattggggttttattgggatttattggggatttattgAAGTTTATTAGGATTTATTGAGGTTTATTaggatttattggggtttaaTAGAgatttattggggatttattggggtttattggggttttattggggtttattggggttttattgggatttattggggtttattgggatttattgggatttattggggtttattgggggtttattggggatttattggAGTTTATTGGGATTTAATAGAGATTTATTGGGGTTTGATAaggatttattggggtttattggggtttattggggtttattggggtttattggggatttatttggatttaatagagatttattgggatttattggggttttattgggatttattggggtttaaTAGagatttattgggatttatttggatttattggggatttattgggatttatttggATTTATTGGAGTTTTATGGGGATtgattgggatttattggggttttattgcGATTTATGGAgatttattggggtttattggagttttattgggatttattgggatttattggggttttttttgagttttattgggatttattggggtttgtTGGGGATTTATTGGagatttattgggatttattggggtttaaTAGAGATTTATTGGAGTTTATTGGGGTgtattggggttttattgggatttattggggttctttttgggttttatttggattcattgggtttttttgggatttttttgggttttatatttatattttaaattacatttacatttataaaataatttctatttataatttcatttctattcATAATTTGGTCATGTATTTATTATTCACttattttatttagatttttatttgcatttattgtTCTATTTTAtgcttatttcttttatttcaccTTTATCTGTATTTTATCTATTCCACGTTTATTTACCCTCTATTTAtcctttgtgtttgtttataACATTTGTGGttaaaaattcatatttatttgtattatattatatttatttacctatatttatttctatttattttattttagaattacCTATcattaaatttaatattttttctgctcacttgtgtttatttttatttatatttctcatttttggggggtttttaatGCTCATTTAtcccttatttttaatttttaatttttaattttttatttcttttttttttatactcaTTTAtcccttatttttaatttttaattttttatttctttttttttttatactcaTTTAtcccttatttttaatttttaattttttatttcttttttttatactCATTTATcccttgtttttaatttttaattttttatttctttttttttaatactcatTTATcccttatttttaattcttaattttttatttttttttttttatgctcaTTTATcccttatttttaattcttaattttttatttcttttttttttaatgctcatttatcccttatttttaatttctaattttttatttcttttttttttaatgctcatttatcccttatttttaatttttaattttttatttcttttttttattatactCATTTAtcccttatttttaatttttaattttttatttcttttttttttatactcaTTTAtcccttatttttaatttttaattttttatttcttttattttttatactcATTTAtcccttatttttaatttttaattttttatttcatttttttatactCATTTATcccttatttttaattcttaattttttatttcttttttttttaatactcatTTAtcccttatttttaatttttaattttttatttctttttttttttttggctttattttatttttaaatatcagtGTAAATGGGAATGAGGGAAATCCAATTTTGGTAATTCCCTGGAATTGCTCGTTTcccctctccaggtgaacaatTTTGTCATCTTTGAGGGGTTTTTCTCCACCAGGACAGGTGAGCTGGGCCATCAGCTCTGCCCACGGgcgggtttggggggatttgggggaatttgggtaaatttggggggtttgggggaattttggggggatttgggtaaatttgggtgaatttggggggatttggggtggattttggtgaatttgggtgaatttgaggggatttgggaggattttgggtgaatttggggtggatttgggtggatttgggtaaatttggggggattttggggtggattttgggggatttggggggatttgggtgaatttggggggatttgggtgaatttggggggatttgggtaaatttggggggatttgggtaaatttggggagatttgggtaaatttgggtaaatttgggaggatttgaggtgaatttggggggatttggggggaatttgggagggtTTGAGGTGAATTTGGGTGGACTTGGGGGGATCtgggtaaatttggggggattttgggtgaatttggggtaaattggggtgaatttggggggatttggggggatttttggtaaatttggggggtttggggggatttggggtgaatttggggggatttggggggatttgaggtgaatttggggggatttggggtgaatttgggtaaatttgggaggatttggggtgaatttgggggaatttggggtggattttgggaggattttgggtaaatttggggggatttgggtaaatttggggggatttgggtaaatttgggtgaatttggggggatttgaggtgaatttggggggatttgggtaaatttggggggattttggggtggattttgagaggatttggggggattttgggtgaattttggtaaatttgggtgaatttggggtgaatttggggggatttgggtaaatttggggtgaattttggtaaatttggggggattttgggtaaatttgggtggatttgggaggatttgggtaaatttggggggatttggggtaaatttggggggatttggggtgaatttgggtaaatttgggaggatttggggtgaatttggggggatttgggtgaatttgggtggatgtgggtggatttgggtggattttggggggatttggggggatttgggtaaATTTGGAGTAaattggggtaaatttgggtgaatttgggtgaatttgggaggATTTGAGGTGAATTGGGTAaattggggtgaatttggggggatttgggtggatttggggtaaattggggtaaatttggggtgaatttggggggatttgggtgaattaggggtgaatttggggggatttgggtaaatttggggtaaatctggggggatttggggggatttggggtaaattggggtgaatttgggtggatttgggggaatttgggtaaatttggggtgaatttggggggatttggggggatttggggggatttggggtggatttgaagggattttggggggatttgaggtgattttggggttgtttttggcTGTatttgaggtgattttggggttgtttttggcTGTATTTGAGGTgactttggggtggtttttgggtggatttaaggtgattttggggtggtttttgggtgtatttgaggtgatttttggggtggtttttgggtgtatttgaggtgattttgggggtggttttgggtgtatttaaggtgatttttggggtggtttttgggtggatttgaggtgattttggggtggtttttgggtgcatttgaggtgattttggggttgattttgggTGTATTtaaggtgatttttggggtggtttttgggtgtatttgaggtgattttgggggtggtttttgggtggatttgaggtgattttggggtggttttttgctgtatttgaggtgattttggggtggtttttgggtgtATTtaaggtgattttggggtggttttttgctgtatttgaggtgattttggggtggtttttgggtgtATTTaaggtgatttttgggtggtttttgggtgTATTtaaggtgatttttggggtgaattttggttgtttttggggtgaattttgggtggatttgaggtgattttgggggttgtttttggCTGTATTtaaggtgattttggggttggttttgggtggatttgaggtgatttttggggtggtttttgggtgaatttaaggtgattttggggttggttttgggtgtATTcaaggtgatttttggggtggtttttgggtggatttgaggtgattttgggtcctcccccagccccagcccggcgCCCGttcccgcggccccgccccgagGAGCCGATCAAACCCTACTCGCTGAGCGAGCGCGACTGTgagcgggggcggggccgggggcgtgGTCATGGGCGGGGTCATGGGTGTGGCCATGGATGTGTGGGTGTGACTGTGGGCGTGGTCAAAGGCTGTGGTTGATGGGTGTGGCCACCCTGGGTGTGGTCAGTATGTGCAATCAGTGGGTGTGGCCGCCCTGGGTGTGGTCAGTGGGTGTGGCTACATTGGGTGTGGTCAATGGGTGGGGGCATGGGTGTGGTTAACTGGGTGTGGTCAGCGGGTGTGGCTCCCTTAAGTGTGGTCAGTGGGTGTGGCTGAGTGTCATCAGTGGGTGTGGTCACTGGGTGTGGCCTCACCCCCTGACCCTCTGCCCGTGGCCAATGGGGGTGCTCAATGGGCTGTGGGTGTGGCTAGTGGGTGTGGTCATTGCATGTTGCCCCGCCCCCTGACCCCCTGCCCGTGACCAATGGGGTGTGGGTGTGGCTGGTGGGTGTGGTCATTGCATGTGGCCCCGCTCCCTGACCCCCTGCCCGTGACCAATGGGGTGTGGGTGTGGCTGGTGGGTGTGGTCATGGCGCGTGGCCCCGCCCCCTGACCCCCTGCCCGTGACCAATGGGGTGTGGGTGTGGCTGGTGGGTGTGGTCATGGCGCGTGGCCCCGCCCTCTgacgcggccccgccccccagTCCTGCGGGAGGAGCCCGAGCCCCCCTGGCCCTTTAACCTGGCGCGGGGGTCGCCGGTGCGGGGCAGCCTCCGGCCCTTCCTGCTGCGCCGAGAGacccccccggggacccccccgggaacccccccggagccgcccccgCGCCGCGCCAGGTACcgcacacctgggggcacctggggggcacctggggggcagctggggggagctggggggacatgggggcagctggggggcacctggggggcagctggggggatgtgggggctcctggggggacatgggggtacctggggggagctggggggagctggggggacatgggggcacctgggggatacctgggggcacctggggggcacctggggggagctggggggacatggggggacatgggggcacctgggggacagctggggggagctggagggcacctgggaacacctgggggggcacctggggggaggtgggagcacctggggggacatgggggcacctgggggtacctggggggcacctggggggaggtgggagcacctgaggggcacctgggggatctggggggcagctggggggtacctgggaacacctggggggcacctggggggacatgggggcacctgggggacagctggggggacatggggggtacctgggaacacctggggggcagctggggggacatgggggcacctgggaacacctggggggcacctgggaacacctggggggaGGGACATGGGGCCtcctggggggagc
This Haemorhous mexicanus isolate bHaeMex1 chromosome 32 unlocalized genomic scaffold, bHaeMex1.pri SUPER_32_unloc_3, whole genome shotgun sequence DNA region includes the following protein-coding sequences:
- the ATAT1 gene encoding alpha-tubulin N-acetyltransferase 1 isoform X3 — its product is MEFPFDLAPVLGDRFCVVDQHLRPAGRGGGGTAKREELEQQLRTVIDELGKASAKAQGLSTPVTSAARMESNRHVLYILRDTRCPRGAVLGFLKVGYKKLFLLERDGSHVEVEPLCVLDFYIHESQQRRGLGRELFREMLQVNNFVIFEGFFSTRTAPARRPFPRPRPEEPIKPYSLSERDFLREEPEPPWPFNLARGSPVRGSLRPFLLRRETPPGTPPGTPPEPPPRRASSLGRVGR
- the ATAT1 gene encoding alpha-tubulin N-acetyltransferase 1 isoform X2, which translates into the protein MEFPFDLAPVLGDRFCVVDQHLRPAGRGGGGTAKREELEQQLRTVIDELGKASAKAQGLSTPVTSAARMESNRHVLYILRDTRCPRGAVLGFLKVGYKKLFLLERDGSHVEVEPLCVLDFYIHESQQRRGLGRELFREMLQVNNFVIFEGFFSTRTAPARRPFPRPRPEEPIKPYSLSERDFLREEPEPPWPFNLARGSPVRGSLRPFLLRRETPPGTPPGTPPEPPPRRASSLGRVGR
- the ATAT1 gene encoding alpha-tubulin N-acetyltransferase 1 isoform X1 encodes the protein MEFPFDLAPVLGDRFCVVDQHLRPAGRGGGGTAKREELEQQLRTVIDELGKASAKAQGLSTPVTSAARMESNRHVLYILRDTRCPRGAVLGFLKVGYKKLFLLERDGSHVEVEPLCVLDFYIHESQQRRGLGRELFREMLQRERVQPHKLAVDRPSEKLLGFLRKHFGLCDLIPQVNNFVIFEGFFSTRTAPARRPFPRPRPEEPIKPYSLSERDFLREEPEPPWPFNLARGSPVRGSLRPFLLRRETPPGTPPGTPPEPPPRRASSLGRVGR
- the ATAT1 gene encoding alpha-tubulin N-acetyltransferase 1 isoform X6, producing the protein MEFPFDLAPVLGDRFCVVDQHLRPAGRGGGGTAKREELEQQLRTVIDELGKASAKAQGLSTPVTSAARMESNRHVLYILRDTRCPRGAVLGFLKVGYKKLFLLERDGSHVEVEPLCVLDFYIHESQQRRGLGRELFREMLQRERVQPHKLAVDRPSEKLLGFLRKHFGLCDLIPQVNNFVIFEGFFSTRTAPARRPFPRPRPEEPIKPYSLSERDFLREEPEPPWPFNLARGSPVRGSLRPFLLRRETPPGTPPGTPPEPPPRRASSLGRVGR
- the ATAT1 gene encoding alpha-tubulin N-acetyltransferase 1 isoform X4, translating into MEFPFDLAPVLGDRFCVVDQHLRPAGRGGGGTAKREELEQQLRTVIDELGKASAKAQGLSTPVTSAARMESNRHVLYILRDTRCPRGAVLGFLKVGYKKLFLLRERVQPHKLAVDRPSEKLLGFLRKHFGLCDLIPQVNNFVIFEGFFSTRTAPARRPFPRPRPEEPIKPYSLSERDFLREEPEPPWPFNLARGSPVRGSLRPFLLRRETPPGTPPGTPPEPPPRRASSLGRVGR
- the ATAT1 gene encoding alpha-tubulin N-acetyltransferase 1 isoform X5, translated to MSWARPRPRQAQGLSTPVTSAARMESNRHVLYILRDTRCPRGAVLGFLKVGYKKLFLLERDGSHVEVEPLCVLDFYIHESQQRRGLGRELFREMLQRERVQPHKLAVDRPSEKLLGFLRKHFGLCDLIPQVNNFVIFEGFFSTRTAPARRPFPRPRPEEPIKPYSLSERDFLREEPEPPWPFNLARGSPVRGSLRPFLLRRETPPGTPPGTPPEPPPRRASSLGRVGR